The following is a genomic window from Candidatus Thermoplasmatota archaeon.
TGTATACTCAATTGTGTTTACCTTTGCCGGAATAGCTCCTACTGTAATATTGTAGCTAGAAGTGTTGGCTTCTAAGGTGAGAGTAAGAGGCCCAGAAAGTAATCCTTGGGTCGCATTCCAAGCTACAAGAGAGTAACTTCCTATGTTTAGGGCAGTAAAGTTATATTCACCAGTTTCATCAGATGTGACACTCGAGTAATTCCCGGGATCGCCGCCGTAAGCCCATATCGTTATATAGGCTACCGGCGCACCGGTCTCATCTACGGTATACCCTTGCAACCACACTGTCTCAGGGCTTTTTATCCCTTTCTCTACATTTCCTATACTCACTATACTCAACGCGCTCGCTATCAGCATGCACACTATTGTTATTCCAATTATTTTAGCCGCTTTTTTCATTTTTCGACCACCTTGAACAAAGTAGATATTTGGTGGTTTATAAAGGTTTCGTTTTCGAGGGCGAGATATTTTTTTCTGTTTGTTTTTTATTTCATTCCGCTCACTAAATCTTCTAAAGCTTTTCTTTGATCTTTAGCTTTAATAACTCCACTTGCTAAAAGCACTCCGGAAGTGCCTAACTCTAAAGCTTTGGCTACGTCTTTACCATTCTTTATACCTGCTCCGCACAATACGCTAACTTTTGAATTCAATTTCTTAATCTCAGTTACAGCGCCTCTTACAATTTCAGGGTCTGCAGTAGTAACTGCAATCTCGCCCCCTATAAGTTCAGGAGGCTCTATTGCTATAAAATCGGGCGCTAGCAAAGAGCATGCTTTACTTACCTCAAGATTGTTAGTGCATACTACACTTACAAGTTCAAGAGCTTTACATTTCTTTACAATGAACTCAATATCTGCCAGCAGCAATCTTTTCTCAGAATGATTTATTAAAGTGCCTTTAGCGCCTACTGCTTTTATAGCTTCGCAAGTTATATGACCTGTTTTAGAGCCAGGCTCTATAGCATCTACATGCTGCGCAAGTACAGGTATTTTCACTTCCTTTGCTATCAATCCTAAATCTACATTTTGAGGCGCTATTGCAATTTCAACTTCATTTTCATAACTTATTTTTTCACAAAGTTTTGCAAGCTCTAATCCTTTTCTTCCTATGATCTCAGTATAAGCTTTGAAGTTTATTACAATAACTGGCGTTCTCATTTTTTTTATTTCTTCTCTCATCGCTCTGAATAAGGCAAAGAACTATTTACGCAAGTATAAAATCTTCGGCTTAGCCTTCTATATTTGGCGTGTAAGGATTAAAAGCAGGCTCAGCATAGAGCTGCTTTATACCTGCATGATAATAATCAAGCTTACCAGTCTCTACATATTCTTTAACGAAATAGTTTTTTGCATCTCTAAATGCAATTCCAACAGCTGCATCTTCGCTTACGAGCGATCTCAAGCAATAAAAGCTAATTTCAGGCGAGCCTTCAGTCCATTCTGTTCTAGTACCAGCAATATAAGCATTAGTGCCTACACTCATAAAAGACAGCGAAATTGTTTTGTCAATGTCTTCAACATCAATTCTACCTGCGGAGCATGAAATTAATATTAAAACAGAAGGTCCCAGCAAGCCCCATTCCTGCACGTCTTCACCTTCAATACTGTCTACCATATTGTAGCCGCTTGGCGAGCCATGCGCCATCACATAAATCATACTAGAAGATGTATAAAGTTTTAAAATATCCTGCGCTACAGTTTCGCCACTAAGCCTTCTTTTAGTTGTATAAACAAAATAATCATTTTGTAGTAAGTATCTGTGAGCTCGAGCATGCTCAGGCCTCATCATCCAGATAGCGCCATTCCAGTCGTCACCGCTGCCCACGTAGCCAGCGCTCTTCCATTCTGTGTTTGCTAAATTATTTGTTGTAGTAGCTCCGGCACCTTCGTTATAATTTTCTTTGTACTTATCATAGCATAAACTTCTAGAGAGAAGGCATGAAGTTGCACTGAGACTTAGTGCAATAGGTCTTCCGGAAG
Proteins encoded in this region:
- a CDS encoding carboxypeptidase-like regulatory domain-containing protein — its product is MKKAAKIIGITIVCMLIASALSIVSIGNVEKGIKSPETVWLQGYTVDETGAPVAYITIWAYGGDPGNYSSVTSDETGEYNFTALNIGSYSLVAWNATQGLLSGPLTLTLEANTSSYNITVGAIPAKVNTIEYT
- the tpiA gene encoding triose-phosphate isomerase produces the protein MKKMRTPVIVINFKAYTEIIGRKGLELAKLCEKISYENEVEIAIAPQNVDLGLIAKEVKIPVLAQHVDAIEPGSKTGHITCEAIKAVGAKGTLINHSEKRLLLADIEFIVKKCKALELVSVVCTNNLEVSKACSLLAPDFIAIEPPELIGGEIAVTTADPEIVRGAVTEIKKLNSKVSVLCGAGIKNGKDVAKALELGTSGVLLASGVIKAKDQRKALEDLVSGMK